In Streptomyces sp. NBC_00433, a single genomic region encodes these proteins:
- the glpK gene encoding glycerol kinase GlpK, which translates to MTDTPSSSHGTGPFIAAIDQGTTSSRCIIFDRDGRIVAVDQKEHEQIFPKPGWVEHDAAEIWTNVQEVVGGAITKAGQDIAGFTPSDVKAIGITNQRETTMLWDKNTGEPVHNALVWQDTRTDALCRELGRNVGQDRFRRQTGLPLASYFAGPKVRWLLDNVDGLRERAERGDLLFGTMDSWVIWNLTGGVNGGKHVTDVTNASRTLLMDLKTLQWDAKICESIGVPMSVLPEIRSSSEVYGTTDVAGLDAVPVASALGDQQAALFGQTCFAVGEAKSTYGTGTFMLMNTGETPVNSYAGLITTVGYRIGDAKPVYALEGSIAVTGALVQWMRDQMGLISTAPEIETLASSVEDNGGAYFVPAFSGLFAPHWRSDARGVIAGLTRYVTKAHIARAVLEATAWQTREIADAMFKDSSTEVTTLKVDGGMTSNNLLMQTLSDFLDVPVVRPMVAETTALGAAYAAGLAVGFWPDVEALRANWKRAAEWTPQMDAGQREKEYKQWLKAVQSSMGWLDEDED; encoded by the coding sequence ATGACCGACACGCCCAGCAGCAGCCACGGCACAGGACCCTTCATCGCGGCGATCGACCAGGGCACCACATCGAGCCGCTGCATCATCTTCGACCGCGACGGCCGGATCGTCGCCGTCGACCAGAAGGAGCACGAGCAGATCTTCCCGAAGCCGGGCTGGGTCGAGCACGACGCCGCCGAGATCTGGACGAACGTCCAGGAGGTGGTCGGCGGCGCCATCACCAAGGCCGGCCAGGACATCGCCGGCTTCACCCCGTCCGACGTCAAGGCGATCGGCATCACGAACCAGCGCGAGACCACGATGCTGTGGGACAAGAACACCGGCGAGCCGGTGCACAACGCGCTGGTCTGGCAGGACACCCGCACCGACGCGCTGTGCAGGGAGCTGGGCCGCAACGTCGGCCAGGACCGCTTCCGGCGCCAGACCGGGCTGCCGCTCGCGTCGTACTTCGCCGGGCCGAAGGTCCGCTGGCTGCTCGACAATGTCGACGGGCTGCGGGAGCGGGCCGAGCGCGGCGACCTCCTGTTCGGCACGATGGACTCCTGGGTGATCTGGAACCTCACCGGCGGCGTGAACGGCGGCAAGCACGTCACCGACGTCACCAACGCCTCCAGGACCCTGCTGATGGACCTCAAGACCCTCCAGTGGGACGCGAAGATCTGCGAGTCCATCGGCGTCCCGATGTCGGTCCTGCCGGAGATCAGGTCGTCCTCCGAGGTCTACGGCACCACCGACGTCGCCGGCCTGGACGCCGTCCCGGTGGCCTCCGCGCTCGGCGACCAGCAGGCCGCGCTGTTCGGCCAGACCTGCTTCGCGGTGGGCGAGGCGAAATCCACCTACGGCACCGGCACGTTCATGCTGATGAACACCGGTGAGACCCCCGTGAACTCCTACGCGGGCCTGATCACCACCGTCGGCTACCGGATCGGCGACGCCAAGCCGGTCTACGCCCTCGAAGGCTCCATCGCGGTGACCGGCGCGCTGGTCCAGTGGATGCGCGACCAGATGGGCCTGATCAGCACCGCCCCCGAGATCGAGACGCTGGCCTCGTCGGTGGAGGACAACGGCGGCGCCTACTTCGTACCGGCCTTCTCCGGCCTCTTCGCCCCCCACTGGCGCTCCGACGCGCGCGGGGTGATCGCCGGACTGACGCGGTACGTGACCAAGGCGCACATCGCGCGGGCCGTGCTGGAGGCGACCGCCTGGCAGACCAGGGAGATCGCCGACGCGATGTTCAAGGACTCCAGCACCGAGGTCACCACCCTGAAGGTGGACGGCGGCATGACGTCGAACAACCTGCTCATGCAGACCCTCTCGGACTTCCTGGACGTGCCGGTGGTGCGCCCGATGGTCGCCGAGACCACCGCACTGGGCGCGGCCTACGCGGCAGGTCTGGCGGTCGGCTTCTGGCCGGACGTCGAGGCCCTGCGGGCCAACTGGAAGCGCGCGGCCGAGTGGACCCCGCAGATGGACGCCGGCCAGCGCGAGAAGGAATACAAGCAGTGGCTCAAGGCAGTGCAGTCCTCCATGGGCTGGCTGGACGAAGACGAGGACTGA
- a CDS encoding aquaporin family protein, whose amino-acid sequence MSNGHIVIGELFGTAVLILLGGGVCAAVTLKRSKARDAGWLAITFGWGFAVLGGAYIANGYSGGHLNPAVTLGIAIKTGEWSKVPYYLLGQLIGALIGAFLVWVAYLGQFQAHLTDPEVLAGLDADPAGPATGNKAQPGGPVLGVFATGPEIRNPLQNLLTEAVATAVLVLFILTQGMTAGLAENGMGILLTALIVVGLGLSLGGPTGYAINPFRDLGPRIVHSLLPLPNKGGSDWSYAWIPVVGPLAGAAIAGGLYRLAFT is encoded by the coding sequence GTGTCCAACGGCCATATCGTCATCGGCGAGCTATTCGGTACCGCCGTGCTCATCCTGCTCGGCGGCGGCGTCTGCGCCGCCGTGACACTCAAACGGTCCAAGGCCAGGGACGCCGGTTGGCTGGCGATCACCTTCGGCTGGGGATTCGCCGTCCTGGGCGGCGCCTACATAGCCAACGGCTACTCCGGCGGGCATCTGAACCCCGCGGTCACGCTGGGTATCGCGATCAAGACCGGCGAGTGGTCGAAGGTGCCCTACTACCTGCTGGGTCAGCTGATCGGCGCACTCATCGGTGCTTTTCTGGTCTGGGTCGCCTACCTGGGGCAGTTCCAGGCCCATCTGACCGACCCGGAGGTCCTCGCGGGCCTGGACGCCGACCCGGCGGGTCCCGCCACCGGGAACAAGGCCCAGCCCGGCGGCCCGGTGCTCGGGGTCTTCGCCACCGGCCCGGAGATCCGCAATCCGCTGCAGAACCTGCTCACCGAGGCCGTCGCCACCGCCGTCCTGGTGCTCTTCATCCTTACGCAGGGCATGACGGCCGGTCTGGCGGAGAATGGAATGGGCATCCTGCTCACGGCGCTGATCGTCGTAGGACTGGGTCTGTCACTCGGAGGGCCCACCGGCTACGCGATCAATCCCTTCCGGGATCTCGGCCCGCGGATCGTGCACAGCCTGCTGCCGCTGCCGAACAAGGGCGGTTCCGACTGGAGCTACGCGTGGATCCCGGTGGTGGGCCCGCTGGCCGGCGCCGCTATCGCGGGCGGACTTTACCGGCTCGCGTTCACATAG